The following coding sequences are from one Triticum dicoccoides isolate Atlit2015 ecotype Zavitan chromosome 4A, WEW_v2.0, whole genome shotgun sequence window:
- the LOC119286959 gene encoding importin-5-like produces MDPQAAEGQDAAAVLGADPAPLTALLGDLASPANEARSRAERTFHALRASHPDPLALRLAHLLLSPAHPAAPMAAVLLRRLISPGSQAFVYPALAPATQSSLRALLLSAASAPGLSRSISKKLSDAVAELATYLLPSGSWPDLLTFLYKSVASSSSPPALQESALNTLARLASHLAAGFPDLHALLLAALSHPSSTDVRVAGLNAAISVIQSLPSTDVRVAGLNAAISVIQSLPSAADRDRFQDLLPAMMRALAESLNCGNEGSAQEALEMMIELAGLEPRFLRRQLPDVVASMLQIAEAPGLEDGTRHLAVEFVVTLAEARERAPGMMRRLPRYVGRLFAVVMTMLLDVQDEPAWYAAVSEEEDAGETGSFVFAQECLDRLAIAVGGNTILPVAAELLPSFIGAEEWKRRHAALMTISQIAEGCAKVMTKNLDQVVGMVLNSFNDPHPRVRWAAINAVGQLSTDLGPELQNKLHHVVLPALASAMDDSENPRVQAHAASAILNFSENCRPDILTPYLDVIVGKLLLLLQSGSQMVQEGALTALASAADSSQEHFQKYYDAVIPYLKAILMNATDKSSRMLRAKSMECISLVGMAVGKQKFRDDAKQVMEVLMSLQGSHMEADDPITSYMLQAWARLCKCLGQEFLPYMSVVMPPLLQSAQLKPDVSITSADEDGESDDDGVETITLGDKRIGIRTSLLEEKATACSMLCCYADELKEGFFPWIDQVATTLVPLLKFYFHDEVRKAAVSAMPELLRSAKLAVEKGQAQGRDNSYLKQLSDYIVPALVEAMHKEPETQICASILESLNESIQMSGTLLDEGQVRYIVEGIKEVITASSNRRTERTERANAEDFDSEEDELLREENEQEDEIFDQVGDCLGTLVKTFKTYFLPFFDELSVYLTPMLGKDKTSEERRVTICIFDDVAEHCREAAVRYYDTYLPSLLEACASENPDVRQAAVYGIGICAEFGGSAFRPHTGEALSRLYNVIKHPNALDLDNAMAYDNSVSALGKICQFHRDSIDASQVIPAWLSCLPLKNDLVEAKIVHEQMCAMLEKSDSELLGHNNQHLPKIVSTFAEILCAGKDLATEQTASKIVNLLRQLQTTLPPSVLASTWSTLQPQQQLALQSVLTS; encoded by the exons ATGGATCCGCAGGCGGCGGAGGGGCAGGACGCGGCGGCGGTGCTGGGCGCGGACCCGGCGCCGCTGACGGCGCTGCTGGGGGACCTGGCGTCGCCGGCCAACGAGGCGCGGTCGCGGGCGGAGCGGACGTTCCACGCCCTCCGCGCCTCCCACCCGGACCCGCTCGCGCTGCGCCTCGCCCACCTGCTGCTCTCCCCGGCGCACCCCGCCGCGCCCATGGCCGCCGTGCTGCTCCGCCGCCTCATCTCCCCGGGCTCCCAGGCCTTCGTctacccggcgctcgcccccgccaCGCAGTCCTCGCTCCGGGCGCTCCTCCTCTCCGCGGCCTCCGCGCCCGGCCTCTCCAGGTCCATCTCCAAGAAGCTCTCcgacgccgtcgccgagctcgccaccTACCTGCTGCCCTCCGGCTCCTGGCCCGATCTCCTCACCTTCCTCTACAAGTCCGTCGCCTCCTCATCCTCGCCCCCCGCGCTGCAGGAGTCGGCGCTCAACACCCTCGCCAGGCTCGCCTCCcacctcgccgccggcttccccgacCTCCACGCGCTCCTCCTCGCCGCGCTCTCGCACCCCTCCTCCACCGACGTCCGCGTCGCCGGCCTCAACGCCGCCATCAGCGTCATCCAGTCCCTCCCCTCCACCGACGTCCGCGTCGCCGGCCTCAACGCCGCCATCAGCGTCATCCAGTCCCTCCCCTCCGCCGCCGACCGCGACCGGTTCCAGGACCTCCTCCCCGCCATGATGCGCGCCCTGGCCGAGTCGCTCAACTGCGGCAACGAGGGCTCCGCGCAGGAGGCGCTCGAGATGATGATTGAGCTCGCTGGCCTGGAGCCGCGGTTCCTCCGCCGCCAGCTGCCCGACGTCGTCGCCTCCATGCTGCAGATTGCCGAGGCCCCTGGATTGGAGGATGGCACACGCCACCTTGCTGTCGAGTTCGTTGTCACCCTTGCCGAGGCGAGGGAGCGGGCGCCTGGGATGATGAGGAGGCTGCCCCGGTACGTCGGCAGGCTCTTTGCGGTCGTCATGACCATGCTGCTTGATGTCCAGGATGAGCCGGCATGGTACGCTGCAGTGTCCGAGGAGGAGGACGCCGGGGAAACTGGAAGCTTTGTTTTTGCACAGGAGTGTCTTGACCGGCTTGCAATTGCTGTTGGTGGGAACACCATCTTGCCCGTGGCTGCTGAGTTGCTCCCATCATTTATCGGTGCTGAAGAGTGGAAGAGAAGGCATGCGGCACTCATGACGATATCACAGATTGCAGAAGGCTGTGCTAAGGTGATGACTAAGAATCTTGATCAGGTAGTTGGGATGGTGCTGAATTCCTTCAATGATCCTCATCCTCGGGTGAGGTGGGCAGCAATCAATGCAGTAGGGCAGCTTTCGACGGACTTGGGGCCTGAGTTGCAGAACAAGTTGCACCATGTTGTACTCCCTGCGTTGGCTTCAGCCATGGATGATTCCGAGAACCCACGCGTACAG GCACATGCAGCTTCTGCAATTCTGAACTTCAGCGAAAATTGCAGACCTGACATTTTAACTCCATACTTGGACGTGATAGTCGGCAAACTTCTCCTGTTGCTTCAG TCTGGAAGCCAAATGGTGCAAGAAGGTGCTTTGACCGCTTTAGCGTCAGCTGCAGATTCTTCACAG GAACACTTCCAAAAATATTATGATGCAGTCATACCATATCTCAAGGCTATACTCATGAATGCAACTGATAAATCAAGCAGAATGTTGCGTGCCAAATCCATGGAATGCATAAGTTTAGTTGGTATGGCTGTTGGGAAACAGAAATTTAGGGATGACGCTAAGCAG GTTATGGAAGTTTTGATGTCACTGCAAGGATCTCACATGGAGGCTGATGACCCAATAACGAGTTACATGCTGCAA GCATGGGCAAGACTTTGTAAGTGCCTTGGTCAGGAGTTCCTCCCGTACATGAGTGTTGTTATGCCCCCTCTACTTCAGTCTGCTCAGCTTAAACCAGATGTGAGCATCACTTCTGCAGACGAGGAtggtgaatctgatgatgatgg TGTTGAGACTATTACCCTGGGAGATAAGAGGATTGGCATCAGGACCAGTCTTCTGGAGGAGAAAGCAACAGCATGTAGTATGCTGTGTTGCTATGCTGATGAGCTCAAGGAAGGTTTTTTTCCATGGATTGATCAG GTTGCAACTACTCTGGTACCTCTCCTCAAATTCTATTTTCATGACGAAGTTAGGAAGGCAGCTGTTTCAG CGATGCCTGAGCTTCTGCGTTCAGCAAAGTTGGCAGTAGAAAAAGGCCAAGCTCAAGGCCGGGATAATTCTTATCTTAAGCAACTATCTGATTACATAGTTCCAGCTCTTGTAGAGGCTATGCATAAA GAACCCGAGACACAAATTTGTGCAAGCATACTGGAGTCATTGAACGAGTCAATTCAG ATGTCAGGAACACTTCTCGATGAAGGCCAGGTTAGATATATAGTGGAGGGAATCAAAGAAGTAATAACAGCAAGCTCTAATAGGAGGACAGAACGAacagagagggcgaacgctgaagactTTGATTCAGAAGAAGACGAGCTACTGAGGGAAGAAAACGAACAGGAGGATGAAATCTTTGATCAA GTTGGAGATTGTTTGGGCACTCTGGTCAAAACTTTCAAGACTTACttccttccattctttgatgaactctCTGTCTACTTGACACCTATGTTG GGCAAGGATAAGACATCAGAAGAAAGAAGAGTCACCATTTGCATTTTTGATGATGTTGCAGAACACTGTCGAGAAGCAGCAGTTAG GTATTATGACACATATCTTCCTTCCCTGTTAGAAGCCTGCGCAAGTGAAAACCCAGATGTTAGACAG GCTGCAGTTTATGGTATTGGCATCTGTGCTGAGTTTGGTGGTTCTGCATTTAGGCCTCATACTGGGG AGGCACTGTCCAGATTATACAATGTAATCAAACATCCTAATGCATTGGATTTGGATAATGCGATGGCATATGACAATTCTGTTTCCGCTCTTGGAAAGATATGTCAATTTCATCGTGATAGCATCGATGCATCTCAG GTCATTCCTGCTTGGTTAAGTTGTTTGCCATTGAAAAATGACCTAGTTGAGGCCAAGATTGTCCATGAACAGATGTGTGCAATGCTTGAGAA GTCCGACAGTGAGCTTTTAGGCCATAATAATCAACATCTTCCAAAGATTGTATCTACTTTTGCAGAG ATCTTGTGTGCCGGCAAGGATCTGGCAACAGAGCAAACTGCTAGCAAGATAGTTAATCTGCTAAGACAGCTCCAAACCACTCTGCCTCCTTCAGTACTTGCCTCGACATGGTCTACTCTTCAGCCGCAGCAACAGCTCGCGTTACAATCTGTATTGACATCATAG
- the LOC119286958 gene encoding suppressor of disruption of TFIIS-like, producing the protein MAFQSPVGSPFDCLLIDLDDTLYPGNTGIGPALRRNIDEFLVARFGLAADKAAALRADLFRSHGSTLAGLVALGHDVHPDEYHSYVHGRLPYDVITTDPQLAAALQSMPQRKILFTNSDRAHMKRALERLGVDEACFDGVVCFETMNPHLFGEELEGEDDEAAAADVDRPAVVLKPSVHAFVAALRVAGTNPRRTLFLDDSERNIAAGKALGLRTALVGKRARSKEADYALETIGGLRRAIPEIWGGAAADGELQPDHNVEKNKSMRADLDAVIQPTSIQA; encoded by the exons ATGGCCTTCCAGTCCCCCGTCGGCTCCCCCTTCGACTGCCTCCTCATAG ACCTCGACGACACGCTGTACCCGGGCAACACCGGCATTGGGCCAGCGCTGAGGCGCAACATCGACGAGTTCCTCGTCGCCAGGTTCGGCCTCGCCGCCGACAAGGCCGCCGCGCTCCGCGCCGACCTCTTCCGCTCCCACGGCAGCACCCTCGCCGGCCTCGTC GCGCTCGGCCACGACGTGCACCCGGACGAGTACCACAG CTACGTGCACGGGAGGCTGCCCTACGACGTGATCACCACGGACCCGCAGCTCGCGGCGGCGCTCCAGAGCATGCCCCAGCGCAAGATC CTGTTCACCAACTCGGACCGCGCGCACATGAAGCGGGCGCTGGAGCGGCTGGGCGTGGACGAGGCCTGCTTCGACGGCGTCGTGTGCTTCGAGACCATGAACCCGCACCTCTTCGGGGAGGAGCTGGAGGGCGAGGACGACGAGGCCGCCGCCGCTGACGTCGACCGCCCCGCCGTCGTCCTGAAACCGTCCGTCCACGCCTTCGTCGCCGCCCTGCGCGTCGCCGGCACAAACCCACGCCGAACG CTCTTCCTCGACGACAGCGAGAGGAACATCGCCGCCGGGAAAGCGCTCGGCCTCCGCACGGCCCTG GTTGGCAAGAGGGCGAGGAGCAAGGAGGCGGACTACGCGCTGGAGACCATCGGCGGCCTCCGGCGAGCCATCCCGGAGATctggggcggcgcggcggccgacggCGAGCTCCAGCCCGACCACAACGTGGAGAAGAACAAGAGCATGAGGGCCGACCTGGACGCCGTCATCCAGCCCACCTCCATCCAGGCCTGA